The Meiothermus sp. CFH 77666 DNA window GAACTCATTGCCCAGAGCGGCGCCGAGCCCCGCGATTCGTCGCGCTTGATGGTGATCCACCGCAGCACCGGCCAGATGGAGCACCGGATTTTCCGTGACCTACCCGACTACCTCCAGGCAGGCGATGTGCTGGTGCTGAACGAGAGCCAGGTGATTCCCGCCCGCACCTTTGCCACCAACCCCCACGGCACCTTGCTCGAGGTTTTGCTGGTACGGGAAATCCCGGCTGAAGCAGGCCCGGGCGGATTGTGGGAGGCTCTGCTCAAACCAGCGCGGCGGGCCAGGGTGGGCTCGGTGCTGACCTTTGCCGATGGCCTACAGGCCACGGTGGAAGCCGTGGAAGAAGATGGCACCCGGCTGCTGCGCTTTACGGGGAATGTGTGGGAACACCTGGAAAACATCGGCAAAACCCCCCTCCCCCCTTACATCCAGGCCGCGGTAGACCCCGAACGCTACCAGACCGTTTATGCCAGAACCCCCGGCTCAGTAGCCGCGCCTACTGCCGGGCTGCACTTTACCCCGGAGCTCCTGGACAGGATTCGGGGCCTGGGGGTCAGCATCTGTTACGTGACCCTCCACGTCGGGCCGGGCACCTTCAAGCCGGTACAGGGCGACCCCGACCGGCACCACATGCACCTCGAGCCCTACGAGGTGCCCCCCCCTACCGCCCAGGCCATCAACCAGGCCAAGGCCGAAGGGCGGCGTATTGTGGCCGTAGGAACAACCGTGGTGCGGACCCTCGAGACCGCCTGGAACGGTACCCAGGTTCGCGCTGGTGCAGGGGAGACCCAGCTCTTCATCCGTCCGGGGTTTCAGTA harbors:
- the queA gene encoding tRNA preQ1(34) S-adenosylmethionine ribosyltransferase-isomerase QueA; the protein is MNLEDFDYPLPPELIAQSGAEPRDSSRLMVIHRSTGQMEHRIFRDLPDYLQAGDVLVLNESQVIPARTFATNPHGTLLEVLLVREIPAEAGPGGLWEALLKPARRARVGSVLTFADGLQATVEAVEEDGTRLLRFTGNVWEHLENIGKTPLPPYIQAAVDPERYQTVYARTPGSVAAPTAGLHFTPELLDRIRGLGVSICYVTLHVGPGTFKPVQGDPDRHHMHLEPYEVPPPTAQAINQAKAEGRRIVAVGTTVVRTLETAWNGTQVRAGAGETQLFIRPGFQYHVVDALITNFHLPKSTLLMLVSAFMGHELMQRAYQTAVAERYRFYSLGDAMLIL